Genomic window (Rosa chinensis cultivar Old Blush chromosome 6, RchiOBHm-V2, whole genome shotgun sequence):
TTCTCCTGAGAGCTTGTTGGGTGCTGTAGCAGGTTTAGTAGCAGCGGCTAACTCCTCCTTGGGTCTTATAGCATATGCGATTCCATCATCCTTTGATTCTCAGAATTAGAAAACCGCCTTAAGAGCTTGTTGGGCACAGAAGCTGCAGTATTAGTAGAAATGGAGTCATGCTTGGGTCTTATAGCAAAAAACACATCACAGTTTTGGATGATCGAGTAGCCAGCAAGTTTGTCAGTACCACCAGTCATTTAAGTGTGTTGTCTCAGTACTAGTCTCTACTATGACCTTTATTTCTATGGCATGTACTCCAATAGCATCTAAGAACAAACCTGTGCTCCCAcgaatttcaacaatttttccTTCTCCAAGCTTGAGTGCTGAATCGGGTTCCTTGTTCTTCTCCATATGGCCCATGCTTCTTCTTCGTCGTGTGGATGGTCAATGATTTGATCACATTAGGCCCCATCCCCATTGCAGGACCATATGTTCCTGTGATGTGAGTCAAGATTTCATACGGATAATCAAAAATTATCTGCAAGAGaattgtaatttgtaaaaaCAGCTAGCATAAGTAGCTATGCAAGTGATACTTGAAATTGAGATACTACTCATACTGGTATTAACAGACCCTGTCACTTTTATATCCTCCAGTTCCTCCATGTGCGGCTCCCCATATAGCTTCACCATCGGAATCTGAAAGTACAAGGACATAATGTGttttctggaaaacggggaTTGCCATGCacggatcaatccttactgggcaacAGAAACCAAAATTAACGAACAGAACActagattttggttacgcagtgaaaacctcaaatatgagattaaaaacactacggggctcttactcttgagaacccaaaataagaattaacttatgatgaatgatatgttctttacaaacttaaatagcactagctcggctacaatgattagacaaaactaatacaaagtttgtcttccgtcttgaactctttcttcacttgaacgatagCCAAATATCGCTCTCCTTTCTTCACAgcttctctactgatctcaagagaattTATGCATATGAAAAACAAGACCAAGACACTTAAGCATGGAACAAGTGCCTTTGACTCTTATGATAAAATCAATCTCAAGCATGCAAGACCTCCAAACTGATTCTTCTTTTTGCTCTCCCCCATGACCGTCCctctttttcaatatatatgaatagGTGCCGTCCCCCAACACAAACAAACAGATTTCTACCCTAATACCATTTCTACAGGGAAACAATCTTTTGTGTTAAAGATAAACAATTAAAGAcataggaaatcaattacacaaTTTGGCAAACAGAAAAATCAAttttaaatgaataaaagatATTAAACCCATTTAACTGCAAAGATACTTTCCCATTTTCTATGAGAATACCAACACACAAAGTTgatcaaaacttgtacctacagaATCATACTGAATCTTTATATATACAACTCCGATGTTCCTGGACAACTTTATTTGTCGAATACCTGAATAAACTCCATCATCAAACACAAAACCACCACTCCCTCCCCAAGGACCATATGTGACCACACCTTCAACTTTTGAAGGAATTCTCGCAATTCTTGGAATCTGAAATTAGAAACTTCATGTTATATAgttaaaattgaagaaaaaataagaggaaaaaaaaaaattgatcacaCAGTCTTAATTACGATGTGTCTGATTCCATCATCACTTGAGTCTCCAGAATTAGAAAACTGCCTAAAGAGCTTGTTGGGCACTGAAGCTGCAGGGTTTGTAGTAATGGGGTCATCCTTGGGTCTTATAGCGAGAAACACATCACAGTTTTGGAGTAGTGAGTAGCCAGCAGGGATGTCAGTGCCACCAGTCATATAACTGTACTGTGTGTGAGCCATAACTACGTTGTAGTGGTTTTGATCATTCTGAATCGGCTTGAGGTAAGCTCCTATTGCATCAAGATACCAGCGAGGGTGTTCATGACAAGTAGGATAAGGAATATGTAAGAGCAGAATGGGTGTTCATAAGTCGTAACAAATTAAGGTTGCTTGGAACAGTGCAGAAGAAGCTCATACTGTTTTCCACTACGGAGCAAAAGGGTTGAATGTAAAGAAATCAAATTATTTATCAAATTCTGTATGGTCACTATGGTGCATCCAGGGCATGACCTCCTTACGAAAAAGAGTTTTATCAAGAATATAttgagatttaactccaataagtgTCGGCTggattcgaacccgggtgtgggggttccacacctggaggctcttaccaactcgaccacctgtggtggttagAAATGACACAATTAGTCAATCCTTTATTCTGATCTTCGAATATTCGGAGCGTCTGGTTATGGTATATCACAGTGATGATGATGGGGACACGCACAATTAGGTAATGTGAAAAACTGCAAGTCTTCCTACTTGATTCTACTTCATAGACATTTAGACACGTACTCGGTCAATACCTTGATCATTGCTTAAGCAGGAATGTTATTCCTTCTGGTAGTACCAGCTTGCTTTCATATAACGCGGTGCTGGTTTTCATGACAGTCATGGCCTCATATAGACTTCATAACATTCACGAACATGATTCGAAGCTCCCATATTGACCCAAAAGGAGAGAATCTAGTCTAATTTATAGAGATTCTCCAAATGCATATTCTGCAAAAGAAATTCCATATGCCTCATTGTGCCCAGGTCTTGCATATATCCAATTTCATAAAATGTTATCGCATCCGGCATCCATTTATTATAATTAATATAAACACAAACACACATATGCTTTTCATGTGCAGTTTACCTGCACATATAGGAATcacgtaaataaaataaatctaGAACTAAAGTGAATATTAAAAACCAAAAGGATCAACTTGTTCTGTAAGAATAATCAATATCAATGGAAGTTCACACATTTTCACCAAGATGGCATAAAcaaaattttccaaaaatgaatTATCAGCCAACTTGAATGCAGTCATGAAAATAAATTAGTGTAATACAGTATAAGTGGAACAATCTTTCATAGAATTTTTGTTTAGTAGCTTTTTATTTTGCTTGGTTTTTCCATCTAAGAAATAAATTTTCAAACTACACCCTCTATCTCCAATTCTCCATTGGCTTCTAAGGACTGAACATCCACTAGAACAATCAAAGCTGTGTGACTGATATAGTCAGTTACTTTGCCGAACTACTAAACTGGACAATAAAGTACAAGCCTGCAAGAAGATAAAGGATTTTGTGCATGGGTATCAAATCTGTATAGGCCCCTGAAAAAACTATAGACTTCTAGGAGAAAACCAATTTTTTCTATGAAATACTTCCTAGTAATAGACCGAACATTGGAATAGCCGGTAGTATTAGAATTGATACAATAAAAAAGTGGCAGGAAGAAATTGCATTGTACCTGTCAACAAAATGCAGCAAGCAGGAAGGGTTAGACACAAGTCTCCTTGTCAGTACCATGTCCAAGTGCATATATTACAATCTCTGTTTTGCGTGACCCCATTTTCACTAGTAGTGGTACGTAAATACACAGAAAATAAGTTAACATCGATGTTTTCATACATAATCAATCGGGTACATTACAGAGACAAGGTTAAGTGgggctgaaaaagaaaaaaatcacaTAAGGTAAACTCACCTTTAGAAGTTTAGAACATGGTAAGATCACTTCAACAAAACTCCATTTCAAGTGATACGAAACTTTACAACTTCCACATTCTATTTTTCCCCTACCAATAATCGCCACAAGAACAACGCCCATTGCTAAAATGGTGTAAGGACTTTGAATCACTTAAATATATATCACATCCAAAAGCCATTGATATATATTTAGCTGTCCTGTGGCAATCTCCACACATTCTCAGATTTTTTACTATCCTGATACTTTTGGGTAAAGATGGAGAGCCAATGAGAGCAAAAGCCAGGGCAAGTTTTTCACTGTGGACCATGCTGATTCCCTCCTCTTCATCCTCAACACCAAGCGCACAACGAAAACCAGGTCCTTTTGCCTTTTCTGCTATGTCTTGTAACCACGAGTTTACATACTTTGAGCATAATTTCGACCTATCACCTGCAACAAACGTATGCACTGTGTTTTTGACTTCCATCCAGCACTGACCAAGAGATCTCTTTATTGTTGCATTCTCTTTTCCAAACCTTCTCAACTTTGAGGTATCATCCGGCTTCCCAGATAAAGCATATGCCTGTAATAAAAACTGTTGAATCAGAACATTCGCTGGTTCCAAGTCAATTAAGCGCTCCCCTGCATGAATTGCCAAGCCAAGGTTCCCATGAATCCTGCATGCTGTAAGTAAGGCAGCCCAAACAGAGGAGTCTGGTTCTATCGGCATATCTTCAATAAACCCCATTGCTGCTTGAAGCCTACCCGAACGTCCATATAGGTCTACAATAGCTGAATAATGTTCTGGACCTGGTATTATTTGATAGTCTTCACTGATGCTAGAAAGAGCTTCTGTCCCCTCGTTTACCAGTCCAGCAAGACTGTAGGCATATAGAATACTGGCAAAGGTACCTCTATTTGGTTTTAGCCCCAACTTCTTCATCTGATCAAAAAGATCAAGTGCAATATCTGGATGACCATGTAAAACATAACCAGAAATTGCTGAGTTCCAGGTAATAATATCTTTCGATGACAGTCTATCGAATATGGTTCTTGAATACTCTATGTTTCCTGATTTTGCATATGTGTCTATCAGAGAATTTGCAACAGGGACTTCAGACTCCAAATTTCTTCGAAATACACTACAATGGATCTCTTTCACCTTTTTCATGGCAACTAAACTCCCACAAGCGGGCAGGATACTCAACAAAGTAACTGAATTGGGGCTAACACTGAAGGTCTGCATCTTCCTGAATATCCTAAGTGCCTCATTTATTTCCCCAAGTTGAGCAAAACCAGCAATAAGAGAGTTCCACGAAGCTGTATTCCGCTTAACTTTCCCATCTCGTTCCATCATTTGGAAGAGATCCATTGCTTGATCAGCATCTCCATTCTGAATGTACCCTGTGATCATCACATTATACGTGATGGCATTAGGATGTACATCTGATTCCTGCATCTTCATGAACAGTTCATAGGCCTTACCACAGTACCTAGCTTGGCAATATCCTCCTATCATGGAGTTCCAAGTGTAGACGTCTTTATCTGAGATCATAGTAAAGATTTGCTCAGCAGCTTCCAGGTCCCCACACTTTGAAAACATGTCAATGAGCGAATTTCCAATGAGTACATCATCAATGAGTCCCATCTTCACAGCAAAAGCATAAATTTCCAAACCTTTGGTCAGTGATTTCAAAGATGTGCAAGCTGAGATTGCACTAGCAATCGTAATGCCATTTGGTTGTACCCCTGACAAAAGCATCTTCTTCCACAAATCCAAAGCCTGATTCGTCCTGTTGTTCTGAGCAAACCCCGAAATCATAGAAGTCCAAGTATACACATCAGGAGTGATCCCAGAGTtctccatcttcttcatcagttCCATCGCAACATCACACTGCCCCGACTTATTAAAACTAGAAATCAATATATTCCAAGTGACCAACCCCGGTTCAATCCCCTGTTTGATCATTGCATCAATCAGCCTCCGAGCTTCTTCATTCTCACCATTCTGGCAATAACCAGATATAATTGTGTTCCAAGTCACCCCATCCCTCACTTCCATTTTCTCAAAAAACTTCCTCGCCCACTTCAACTTCCCACACTTGGCGTAAACCGCCAATAACGAATTGTTTATATGTATAGTACCACTCAAATTGCACCTCACCACCATGGAATGTATCATTTTCAAGGCCTCGAAATCACAACAGTTCCCACAGGCCTGCAACACCTTCGGAAACAGAAAGTAATCCGGCAAAACTCCGTCTCTCACCATCAACACAAAAAGCTCCACCACCTCATTCCACCTCCGGTCTCTGAGACACGCACCGATCATGGCCGACCAAGAGTACAAATTCCTCTCACGCATTCCGTCGAACACCTTGCGTGCATCTTCCAAGAACCCACATTTCGCGTACATGCTCACCAGCTTGGTCTCCACAAAGGGGTTCACTTCATCAACCACATCAATATTCTGATGGAGCTTCCGGCCCAGTTGAATAGAATTTGTGTCAATGCAGCACTCAAGTAAGTTCATGTAAGTAGTGGGCGGTACCTTGGACCCACTTTGGGCAAGGGAGTCGAGAACGGCCATGGCCTCCGTGAACTGGCCGTTCTTGCAGAGGAGGTTCAAATTGTCTACGGGTGGATTTGGGCGGGTTTTCCTGGAGAAAGTGATGGTGGGCTTGGTGGGTCTGGGTGAGAAGTCTGATGGGTTGCCTGGTTTGGAGGGTATTATGGGAATGAGAGGGTTTGATTTGCATGGGAGAGTGAAATTCTCCATTTTTGGAAGATGGAGCTGTAAAAGATTTGATCTTTCCCGGAGAGAGCGAAGCAAAGATTGAGGAGATTGCAGGGTGTGTGATCCCTGTGGAACTCGCTGGACAGTGAGTGGATTGTGGAAGAGCATCTGGCCAATCGTATTCATCCACGTGGACATAATCATGAGGTGTAACCGTACGCTAAGCCAATCATCGTCTATACAGAGGGTATTTTGAGCATTTCATTCTAATTAAATCCAATTAAACATGAGTagttttgaaattcaattaaacaataaaaatatatgattgGCCGGGCGTACTATTTGGCTGCTACGTTTGCTCTATCTAAGAATTTCTCTGTACAAATTTGATACTAGTTACGATACATCATATCTAGTTAATGACTTACTGTTGGCATATAGGGGTTATTAATTCTGTACCACTATATTTACGTATGAAATTAATTCTACAGTcgatattttattttaaaataaatattaaagtatttatatttataatgcATTAGTATAACCTGAAACAATTTCAGCTTATCTGGTTTAACAATAATATTCCTAGAGCTAGTTTTATCCTTTGGTTGGCTGTTCATGGTAAGCTTGCTACTCTTGATAGAGTGATTAGAGTCACTGTTTATTCTCCTCAAATCAATCATCTCTGCCCTCTTTGTGGTCTGTTTCCTGAGAATAtcaatcatcttttctttgcctGCTCTTTCTCTCGGTATATTTGGAAGAAAGTCCTTTGTTCTTGTGGGGTGCCTTGGTTGAATCCTCCTTGGCCTTTATTTGTTGATTGGGCTTCTTCTAGGTGCGGCGGTAAATCTCTCTCATCTACCATTAAGAAGCTTGGCCTTTCGGTTTTTGTTTACTTCATCTGGAAAGAGAGAAATAATCGCATCTTTAGGAGTGAAAGATGTGCTCCCTCTGTGGTTTTGAAGCATATTATCACCACGATTAGATGCAAGCTCATATCTATCAAGTTTAAGTCCACAAGTACTAATAAAACCATTGCTAAAAAGTGGAACTTAGCTACTATTTAGCTTTTGTTCTTGCTTTGCTTCCATTTCTGGTTTGCTTTGCTTTCCTTTTGGGTGGCTTGTTTCCCTTTATTTTGTTAGTTTTTGCCGCTAGCTTTGGTTGTACTGGGCTTTGCCCTCCCCTCTTGGTTTAATATACTCatttatttaccaaaaaaaagttTGCAGCTCTTGTTGTTGTCCAtgtatttttactttttaggtCTATCACTAATAAGGAATATCTGACAGCTAGGGTTTTGAATGTCGTAGTTTGAACATCTGCCGTATTGGTTTTCATACTAGTTATGGTCTAATAGTAATTTCTTCCCCAAACACATCACCTGTGATCATACTTGACCTTTTCCGTTTCTTATGTTATTTAGCATTGCGATGAATTCATGGGAGTCATTTCTCCATGGAGGAAAATGGCCGACACTTACTCTGCAGTCAGCAGGTCATGCCGTCCATGTCTTCATCAATGGACAGTTCTCAGGTATATGATAGCATTTGTTCCACTACAGAAAGTGAGCAGGAACTTCTTGTTCTATCTGATTCAAGGCTTCAAATTTTGCATCTGTCTTGACTCCAATCTGAACATAATTACAGGTTCGGCCTTTGGAACTAGGGAGCAGAGGGAATTTACATTTACAGGACCAGTGAACCTTCGTGCTGGAATAAACAGAATTGCACGGCTCCTCATACCTGTTGGACTACCGGTTAGTGCCCTTCCTACCTCGACTTTCAGATGGGACAGCATGAGCTGAACCAGTCTGCAACAATAAGTTTCAACACATTGTAGAAAATGAATCCCATTAGTTAACTTAGCCACTCGTgaagttttcttttgttgttgaagaatgttgggTTGCATTTTGAGACATGGAAAACAGGAATCCAATTAAGGTCCAGTTTTTCTGGATGGTCTTAGTCGGGGAAGGAAAGATTTAACAATGCAGAAGTGGTTCTACAAGGTCGGAAAAAGACCTGGCCTCCCCCTATATTTTTAGGCACTTGATATTGTATTCTCTTTTTCTCAGAGGTTTCAATCTCACACAAAACTCTTTCCAATCAGGTTGGCCTAAATGGAGAGGCAATGAATTTGAACTCTCCCAATGGAGCCTCATCCGTTGATTAGATCAGAGCATCACTAGCTACTTGAAACCAGCAGTTAAAATGGTACAAGCCTACAAGGTAAGGATACCAAGACATTGACGGAGAGAGGAAGAACAGGAACACATAAACAGCTATTTGTGGTAAAAATTAGTACAAGCTAAAGTAACTGTTGGCTTAATTTGTATGTGCTCGCCTATTTTAACGCACCTCTGGGAAATGAACCATTGGCTTTGGACCTGCGGAAAAGGGTCAAGTGTGGATCAACGGGCAGagtattagaagatactggacaTACCGGCAGACAAAGTGTCTACTAGGCTGTGGTCAACCAACTCAACGATGGTAATACGTAAAACTACTGAACTCTTAAAACAAACATGAATTCTTCTCATCAAACAAAATTTGGTTTCATTTTACAGGTATCATGTCCCTCCGTCCTGGTTAAAGCCAACACAAAATTTACTCGTAGTTTTTGAAGATCTTGGTGGTGATCCATCGTAACCCTGGTCAAGAGATCCCTGACAAGATAAAAGCCTATCCATAATCATAGAACACGAAGCTAGCCCTGAAGCAAAGAATCAGGGTATATAGTTGAGTTTTATTTATCAATATCCATTAGAATGGGTCTTTGGCTTCGCAATATTCTGTGTAGTAGTTTGTTAAATTTAGGGCTTTAGGCAAGTGCTTTTGCCTCCAAGTTCAATTAGATTGGCTGCCAATTCATACACGAAAATGACTCGAAATATGATTGTTGTTTGGAAATTTAGCAAAAGATGGAATGAAAATAATGATATCTATGCTTGGTATTGAGAGTTCTTTCACAATGCATCAATGTTCAAAACTTCTCAAACCAAAGATTTGGATGCAAATTTTCATGTCAAGAAAAGAAGCTTAACTGAAATTGCTTGAAGTATGAGCAAAGGGGAGGCGACTCAATTTAATACATTGCATAGCTAGAATATCATCTTAAGATTCTGAACATCTTAAGCATTCACAGATGGTTCACATAACAAGGGAAACTATGGTAgcaatatacacacacataaaaGAACACTAAAGCAGTAGGAGGTTCATATTCTCTCCAGATAATACCAAGCAGATGCAGTTGCAGCTGCAGCAGCATGTTGGCCTACTTTGAGCACAAGCTCAAATTTTTGTTAGCACCGACAATCTTGCCTTCTTTAAGAAACATAAAGGTAGGCATTGCCTCCACAGCCCAGTCCTCAGCAACTTTCTTCAGCTCATCAACATCCACCTTCAGGAATGTGACCTCCGGGGTCTTCCTGGCCAGCTCCGCCAAGATTGGGGCAATGAAACGGCATGGTCCACACCATGAAGCAGTGAAGTCCACCACAATCTATTGACAGAGGGCATAACACTAGAACCAGGTTTTCAAGCCATGCACACATCACAAAAGCAGTCACACCAAATACTTTCTATTTAGATAATTAATAAACCAAAGGGGTCTTGTTCTTGAATTCCAAAACTTGTCCTAAATCTGCAGCCACAAATTTCATCTACCAAAATTTATGTGGACAATAATCATGATTTAGAAACGATGTATTTGAATACCATACTCCTGCACATCATATCAGCAATTCCGTTGTAGTCTAGTTGGTCAGGATATTCGGCTCTCACCCGAAAGACCCGGGTTCAAGTCCCGGCAACGGAATTATATTTTGCTTTTTTTGGTTTCCCAGACTTAAATGTTACCAGATGCAATGGTATTATTCTGGAAACGAACTATAAAAGTGGTACAACTTCATAAGATCCAAAGCAAATTAATGTTAGGATGACTCGAGTGCTTTGTGAAGACTTTATTACACATGTTGAATTGCTGACATGACTAGAATTTCTTGAAGAGAGAAATCCTGGAGGTTTTCTGAGTGCTTCCTAGCCAATGttgcatatgaactccgatggCATCCAAATACAAGCTGCTCCTGCCATGGAAGCCAACCACCTTGCCTTCGGTGGTGGTCGAAGTGAAGAAGGTTCCAACTTCTTCTCCAAATGGACCATACTTGCCTCTACTGGTATAGAAAGTCAGTGACTTTATTATCTGAGGTCGCTCATTTTTACTAATGCAACCATAGTAGCCGGATATACAAGACAGCACTTCATGTGGATAGTCCAATTTTATCTGCAAAACATTAATCAATCACAATTACACTTCAATCAATCCTTTATTGAACAATGAAGATTAGGAGGATTGAGGAATACGGATTACGTACTCGATGTGGAGCAGTTCCTCCATTGCCTCCATGCTTAACAGACCAAATGAACTGACCACTTCGATCATACTCAATCTGCATTGAGCAGATTCCTTCTGCTGATCTTGTCAAATGTATCTGCCTAATCCCGGTGAACACTCCATCATCCCATGCTCTTCCTCCATCTCCGCCCCAAGGCCCCGGCCCACATGGGGCCGGTTCTTTTACCACCCCACAAGCAATCTGCCAGAAAAAACATAATTACTTACATAACAAGCAGTTAACCTTACTCCTCTGTCAATTAGTTTTCGGTTGAATGTGCTTACCTCTTCAACTGGTCCTTTGTTTGTGCGTAATAGTTTGCTAGACCAGTGAGGATGATCTATCTCAGTTATGGCCCCTGCAGGTTCCTTTGGGACTATAGCACCAGCAGACTCCTTTGGGACTATAGCACCTGCAGGTTCCAATGGGACCATAGCGGTGATGGCTTTATGAGGAGAATTTGTGAGGGCCAAAGGCGGTGATGTCTCAATACTAGTCTTAGTCTCTACCTTGACCTTTCCTTCTATGGCATGTACTCCAATAGCATCTAAGAACAAACCTGTCCTCCCATGAATTCCAACAATTTTTCCTTCTCTGAGCTTAGTGCTGAATTGGGTTCCTTGTTCTTCTCCATATGGCCCATGCTTCTTCTTCGTCGTCTGGAAG
Coding sequences:
- the LOC112171972 gene encoding pentatricopeptide repeat-containing protein At1g19720, with protein sequence MNTIGQMLFHNPLTVQRVPQGSHTLQSPQSLLRSLRERSNLLQLHLPKMENFTLPCKSNPLIPIIPSKPGNPSDFSPRPTKPTITFSRKTRPNPPVDNLNLLCKNGQFTEAMAVLDSLAQSGSKVPPTTYMNLLECCIDTNSIQLGRKLHQNIDVVDEVNPFVETKLVSMYAKCGFLEDARKVFDGMRERNLYSWSAMIGACLRDRRWNEVVELFVLMVRDGVLPDYFLFPKVLQACGNCCDFEALKMIHSMVVRCNLSGTIHINNSLLAVYAKCGKLKWARKFFEKMEVRDGVTWNTIISGYCQNGENEEARRLIDAMIKQGIEPGLVTWNILISSFNKSGQCDVAMELMKKMENSGITPDVYTWTSMISGFAQNNRTNQALDLWKKMLLSGVQPNGITIASAISACTSLKSLTKGLEIYAFAVKMGLIDDVLIGNSLIDMFSKCGDLEAAEQIFTMISDKDVYTWNSMIGGYCQARYCGKAYELFMKMQESDVHPNAITYNVMITGYIQNGDADQAMDLFQMMERDGKVKRNTASWNSLIAGFAQLGEINEALRIFRKMQTFSVSPNSVTLLSILPACGSLVAMKKVKEIHCSVFRRNLESEVPVANSLIDTYAKSGNIEYSRTIFDRLSSKDIITWNSAISGYVLHGHPDIALDLFDQMKKLGLKPNRGTFASILYAYSLAGLVNEGTEALSSISEDYQIIPGPEHYSAIVDLYGRSGRLQAAMGFIEDMPIEPDSSVWAALLTACRIHGNLGLAIHAGERLIDLEPANVLIQQFLLQAYALSGKPDDTSKLRRFGKENATIKRSLGQCWMEVKNTVHTFVAGDRSKLCSKYVNSWLQDIAEKAKGPGFRCALGVEDEEEGISMVHSEKLALAFALIGSPSLPKSIRIVKNLRMCGDCHRTAKYISMAFGCDIYLSDSKSLHHFSNGRCSCGDYW
- the LOC112171737 gene encoding thioredoxin H-type-like is translated as MKFVAADLGQVLEFKNKTPLIVVDFTASWCGPCRFIAPILAELARKTPEVTFLKVDVDELKKVAEDWAVEAMPTFMFLKEGKIVGANKNLSLCSK